CACCTGGTAGGCCAGGCGGCGGTTGCCGAGATCGTCCAGGTTGCTGACTTCAGCGCCCACGTTCTTCAGGGCCGTTTCGATGTAGTCCTTCTCAATCTGCACCTGTTCGGCGCTGAGGTTGGGGTTCAGGATCAGGTTCAGGTCGTACTGGTTCATAGTTCACCTCCTTCAGGCTGCCGCACAAGCAAGGTCAGGCCTCGCCGGGCAGCGCAACTCACCACAGTACCAGACGGCAGGGCGTAATGCCAGCGTCACTCGGCACATGTGGACGGGAGGGGTCGCCAGTAGGCTGAGGCGTGAATTCACAGCATCCGGTAGAAGGCATTCTGGACATCCTGAAAGAAGCGGTGGAGGGAGGCGTGCCAGGCCAGGGCACCGCTTTTCTGGACGGCACCGGAGTGGATGGCACGGGAAACCACGGCCTGCTGGCGACACTGGAGGGGCTGAGTGCTACGCAGGCCAGCCACGAGGTCCTGGGTACGACCATCGCAGCGCATGCGCGGCATACGGCCTTCCATATGGAGGTCATCGTTCGTTGGGAGCGGGACGGCGACCGGGGACCATTCGACTGGAAGGGCAGCTTTCATCCTCTGCAGGTTGAGCCGCAGGAGTGGAGCGCATTATGTAGCCGGGTACGCCATGCCTTCCTGGCTCTGGACGCATTTGCCCGTACCCAGTTGGACCAGCCGGTGACCGGGGATATAACCGGAGGGCTGTGCGGCGCGGTGGCCCATGTCGCCTATCACCTGGGGGCTATGCGGCAACTGCTGAAAGGCGTCCCGGGAGCGTGAAGCTCCGCTCCGGAGATACCAGGGCTGAGTCCGGCTGAATTGCCTGCTTCAGAACCACGGAGGCGCGATCTGAGCCCTGCTCATCGGCGACGCCTGCCGGACCCCGGCTCACTCCGGCAGGATGGCAATCTATTTGCGACGTTTAAACAGGCTCCAGCGGCCGGACCGGTCGGATTCCTTGTCGTCCTCGGCGGGGGCCGGTGGTGATGTGGGGGCTGGAACGA
The window above is part of the Deinococcus malanensis genome. Proteins encoded here:
- a CDS encoding DinB family protein; this translates as MNSQHPVEGILDILKEAVEGGVPGQGTAFLDGTGVDGTGNHGLLATLEGLSATQASHEVLGTTIAAHARHTAFHMEVIVRWERDGDRGPFDWKGSFHPLQVEPQEWSALCSRVRHAFLALDAFARTQLDQPVTGDITGGLCGAVAHVAYHLGAMRQLLKGVPGA
- the rpsF gene encoding 30S ribosomal protein S6; this translates as MNQYDLNLILNPNLSAEQVQIEKDYIETALKNVGAEVSNLDDLGNRRLAYQVGKDREGYYLMYTIKAGGNPEKDIASSLRLRDHVRRVLVVKDRPEWKTKKA